The Tolypothrix sp. NIES-4075 DNA window CTTTGAAGTTAACTCACTTGATACCATCTAATCGTCTTGAAGAAGATTATTTAGTGCGTTTAACAGAAGGAATACATTACTCAAAAATTATTTTGGAGTATCTCCGAGGAAAACTACCACCTCAGCCAAACATGAGATCGTCAAAGATATATTTGCTCTATTTACGTCTGCGATATGGTGCAAGAAGATGCCGTTTTTATGCGGCAAGGCAAAAAGGTATTAGACAAGCTTTGCAAGAAATTAGCAATTGGCAAAATCAAGCTAGTGCTTAAGTAAATTATTCGTAACTACCTTAATTAAATATCTGCTAGAAGTACAGATTCAGCGATATACAGAGATGTCAGGTATTGGAAAATTAGAGCGCGATCGCATTCCTTCTAATTCAAGTCAATTAAGCATAAAAAAAAATCAAATAGGTACAAGTCTATGAGACATTTTCCCCTAGCACGTAATTCTACACGGAATCTTTTATATAAGATGTCCGGGAGCAATCGCAGGGTTTACTCTCACCGAGAAGAGTTTTTGCAAATAGTGCCAAGAGAATCTGTAGGGGTAGAGTTAGGAGTTTTCAAGGGCGAATTTTCAAAACAAATTCTTGAGATAGTAAGACCACGAGAATTACACCTTATTGATGTGTGGTGGACTCAATTTGGTGAATACTATCCGAATTGGGGGGAATATACAGATTATGGTCGTCTGAAAACCAGTGATGCTTATGCCAATGCAATGATGATTATTGAAAAGTACAGCGCAAAAACAAATGTTACCGTGCATGTAGGGGATGACTTAAAGTATTTGGCGACTTTACCTGACAGTTACCTAGACTGGTCTTATCTCGATTCATCCCACGAGTATGAACATACAAAACTTGAGTTAGAAATACTTCTAGACAAGACAAAATCAGGGGGACTGATAACTGGAGATGATTGGCAAGAGGATACTAACCATATTCATTATGGCGTTTCTCAGGCTGTGAAAGAGTTC harbors:
- a CDS encoding class I SAM-dependent methyltransferase: MRHFPLARNSTRNLLYKMSGSNRRVYSHREEFLQIVPRESVGVELGVFKGEFSKQILEIVRPRELHLIDVWWTQFGEYYPNWGEYTDYGRLKTSDAYANAMMIIEKYSAKTNVTVHVGDDLKYLATLPDSYLDWSYLDSSHEYEHTKLELEILLDKTKSGGLITGDDWQEDTNHIHYGVSQAVKEFCKTYNWEVVLLDNHRQWAIQQCR